The proteins below are encoded in one region of Diceros bicornis minor isolate mBicDic1 chromosome 14, mDicBic1.mat.cur, whole genome shotgun sequence:
- the TBCC gene encoding tubulin-specific chaperone C, protein MESASCSAVGVGNGDMGSQRDRSLVPERLQRREQERQLEVERRKQKRQDQEVEEETSDFFAAAFARERAAVEELLEGGQSVERLEEAAARLQGLQKLVNDSVLFLTAYDLRQGQEVLARLQAALGERRQELQPKKRFAFKTRRRDAASAAKVDAAPGALAAKDILVSPPPLKEEGGFGSSYVCGFSNLESQVLEKRAEELHQRDVLLTELSNCTIKLFGNPNTLRLTKARRCTVLCGPVSTSVFLEDCSECVLAVACQQLRVHTTRDTRIFLQVTSRAIVEDCNGIQFAPYACSYPGIDKDFEGSGLDRSKNNWKDVDDFNWLCRDEASPNWSILPEEERMVQWD, encoded by the coding sequence ATGGAGAGTGCTAGTTGCTCTGCGGTGGGTGTGGGGAACGGAGACATGGGGTCCCAGCGGGACCGCAGCCTGGTGCCCGAGCGGCTTCAGAGGCGAGAACAAGAGCGGCAGCTGGAGGTGGAAAGACGGAAGCAGAAGCGGCAGGaccaggaggtggaggaggagacgaGCGACTTTTTCGCCGCCGCCTTCGCTCGGGAGCGGGCGGCCGTGGAAGAGCTTCTGGAGGGCGGGCAGTCCGTCGAGCGGCTGGAGGAGGCGGCCGCTCGGCTCCAGGGGCTGCAGAAACTTGTCAATGACTCGGTGTTGTTCCTGACCGCCTACGACCTGCGGCAGGGACAAGAGGTGCTGGCGCGGCTGCAGGCGGCCCTGGGCGAGCGGCGCCAGGAGCTACAGCCCAAGAAGCGTTTTGCTTTCAAGACCCGGAGGAGGGATGCTGCTTCGGCTGCCAAAGTAGACGCGGCTCCCGGCGCCCTGGCGGCGAAAGACATCCTGGTCTCCCCGCCGCCCTTGAAGGAGGAGGGAGGCTTCGGCTCCAGCTACGTCTGCGGCTTCTCCAACCTGGAGTCCCAAGTCTTGGAGAAGAGAGCGGAGGAACTGCACCAGCGCGACGTCCTTTTGACCGAACTGAGCAACTGCACGATCAAACTGTTTGGCAATCCCAACACACTGCGGCTGACCAAGGCCCGCCGCTGCACGGTGCTCTGCGGCCCGGTGTCCACCTCCGTGTTCCTGGAGGACTGCAGTGAGTGCGTGCTGGCCGTGGCCTGCCAGCAGCTCCGCGTACACACTACGAGAGACACCCGCATCTTCCTGCAGGTGACCAGCAGGGCCATCGTCGAGGACTGCAACGGGATCCAGTTCGCTCCTTACGCCTGCAGCTACCCGGGGATCGACAAGGACTTCGAGGGCTCTGGTTTAGATAGGAGCAAAAATAACTGGAAAGACGTTGACGATTTCAACTGGCTGTGCCGGGATGAGGCCTCCCCGAACTGGAGTATTCTTCCAGAAGAAGAGCGAATGGTCCAGTGGGACTAA